One stretch of Thermococcus sp. MAR1 DNA includes these proteins:
- a CDS encoding MinD/ParA family protein, which translates to MVSVVITGRGGAGKTTMTANLSTYFSRNGYRTLVIDGDLYLPKLAFHFGIYNPVYNLHTLLKNPDMRVLNAVYHDVNTGVDVLPGSSRLYDVLDIDNKRLRNIVREISARYRLTIIDSPVGIPFDTISTFRLAQYQLIILEIERCPIHSVHKMVENEVVKLKALGEAYGLKVGVIINKVRESSANIDDVVDFLEYSVDVPVVGIIPHDYKVPEATNMGRPVLEYAPHAPASRAISEAGSVLDEWIFGRKKRNGLLHRLYEAILSFLHSGRVPAGKKL; encoded by the coding sequence GTGGTATCAGTCGTTATAACTGGAAGAGGCGGTGCAGGGAAGACCACCATGACCGCCAATCTAAGCACCTACTTCTCCAGGAATGGTTACAGAACGCTCGTCATAGACGGTGACCTGTACCTGCCAAAGCTTGCATTTCATTTCGGCATATACAACCCTGTCTACAACCTTCATACCCTCCTAAAGAACCCGGACATGAGGGTTCTCAACGCTGTGTATCATGATGTGAACACGGGAGTTGATGTTCTTCCAGGGAGTTCACGGCTGTACGACGTTCTTGACATTGACAACAAGCGCCTCAGGAATATAGTGCGGGAGATCTCGGCCAGGTACAGGCTGACGATAATAGACTCCCCCGTCGGAATACCCTTCGACACGATATCCACCTTCCGACTAGCCCAATACCAGCTCATCATACTCGAGATAGAGCGCTGTCCAATACACTCGGTACACAAGATGGTGGAGAACGAGGTCGTCAAGCTAAAGGCCCTTGGGGAAGCCTACGGCCTGAAGGTGGGTGTCATCATCAACAAGGTCAGGGAATCCTCGGCCAACATCGACGACGTGGTGGACTTCCTCGAGTACAGCGTCGACGTTCCAGTCGTCGGCATAATACCCCACGACTACAAGGTTCCGGAGGCAACGAACATGGGTCGGCCGGTCCTAGAGTACGCGCCGCACGCACCAGCTTCAAGGGCCATAAGCGAGGCCGGCTCGGTTCTTGACGAGTGGATATTCGGAAGGAAGAAAAGAAACGGCCTTCTCCACAGGCTTTACGAGGCGATACTTTCATTCCTTCACTCCGGCAGAGTCCCTGCGGGCAAAAAGCTCTGA
- the lrpA gene encoding HTH-type transcriptional regulator LrpA encodes MLDERDRIIIEMLTKDARTPFTEIAKVLGISETAVRKRVKALEEAGVIKQYTVVVDPSKLGYNLVSLTGVDTLPEKIFDVASKLKEFEFVRSVYLTSGDHMIMTEVWAKDGEDLSDIISNKIGKIDGVTKVCPAIILEKLK; translated from the coding sequence ATGCTTGATGAAAGGGACAGGATCATAATCGAAATGCTCACCAAGGACGCCCGCACTCCGTTCACGGAGATAGCCAAGGTTCTTGGCATAAGCGAGACCGCCGTAAGGAAGAGGGTTAAGGCCCTCGAAGAGGCCGGAGTTATAAAGCAGTACACCGTTGTCGTTGACCCATCGAAGCTCGGCTACAACCTCGTCAGCCTCACTGGCGTTGACACACTGCCGGAGAAGATATTCGACGTTGCGAGCAAGCTCAAGGAGTTTGAGTTTGTCAGGAGCGTCTACCTCACCAGCGGTGACCACATGATAATGACCGAGGTCTGGGCCAAGGACGGGGAGGACCTCTCCGACATAATCTCCAACAAAATAGGCAAGATAGACGGTGTTACCAAGGTCTGCCCGGCAATAATCCTTGAGAAGCTGAAGTGA
- a CDS encoding PrsW family glutamic-type intramembrane protease yields MLTPEKVIEYYFGIITVVGGLSVLLAVKYTLQRWRSFPESGWKVQGFALGILGLVIASVLEAPLLFLKTWVALAFAAGIIEESVKLLPLKFFERSPEWEKWKLVIGAGLFLGVIEGIMYTAGIFALNQEPYLVAVRIVLMGLHTIWAAISVGFLLGERGWKRFTGLVFSMIAHALYDLPSLAMVDGYSGTVVAYLAGLSTGFLLVTPLMAKKAAELAGKLVPRKDEETEKIREDAGETGEISALP; encoded by the coding sequence ATGCTCACGCCGGAGAAGGTCATCGAATACTACTTTGGTATCATAACCGTAGTCGGCGGTCTCTCCGTTCTGCTGGCAGTCAAGTACACCCTCCAGAGGTGGCGCTCTTTCCCGGAGAGCGGCTGGAAGGTTCAGGGATTCGCCCTCGGCATCCTTGGCCTCGTCATAGCCTCCGTCCTTGAGGCGCCCCTCCTGTTCCTCAAGACGTGGGTTGCGCTGGCCTTTGCTGCCGGAATAATTGAGGAGTCTGTGAAGCTCCTGCCCCTAAAGTTCTTCGAGCGCTCGCCGGAATGGGAGAAGTGGAAGCTCGTCATAGGTGCAGGCCTCTTCCTCGGGGTTATAGAGGGAATAATGTACACCGCGGGAATCTTCGCCCTGAACCAAGAACCATACTTAGTGGCCGTTAGAATAGTGCTTATGGGACTGCACACCATATGGGCGGCCATCTCGGTCGGCTTCCTGCTCGGCGAGAGGGGATGGAAGCGCTTCACGGGGCTGGTCTTCTCGATGATAGCGCATGCCCTCTACGACCTTCCCTCCCTGGCCATGGTGGACGGCTACTCCGGGACCGTTGTGGCGTATTTAGCTGGACTCTCAACGGGCTTCCTTCTCGTGACACCGCTCATGGCAAAGAAAGCCGCCGAACTGGCCGGAAAACTGGTTCCAAGGAAGGATGAAGAGACGGAAAAAATACGGGAAGACGCCGGAGAAACCGGGGAAATCAGCGCTTTGCCTTGA
- a CDS encoding emp24/gp25L/p24 family protein, whose protein sequence is MANMKKLLIWIGAVIGILLIIFLGLMAFAPETVQEAVPHERMVTIASGTYAVDPGTTRKFSFSIPYGASDVRINLEFEARGGSGDDIIVKIVDSTGRVVYNSGQVTRAHTTINLYKEGTYYLILDNTFSLVSSKEVTVHARLVYIG, encoded by the coding sequence ATGGCAAATATGAAAAAACTCTTGATATGGATTGGTGCTGTGATTGGGATTCTACTGATTATATTTTTGGGGTTAATGGCATTTGCCCCGGAAACTGTTCAAGAAGCGGTACCCCATGAGAGAATGGTAACTATTGCTAGTGGTACATATGCTGTTGATCCAGGAACCACCCGAAAGTTTAGTTTTAGTATTCCATATGGTGCCAGTGATGTGAGGATCAATTTAGAGTTTGAAGCTAGAGGTGGTTCAGGAGATGATATTATTGTTAAAATTGTTGATTCTACCGGGAGAGTTGTATACAATAGTGGTCAAGTCACGAGGGCACATACCACAATTAACCTTTACAAGGAGGGTACATATTATCTGATACTAGATAATACTTTTTCGTTAGTCTCATCCAAAGAAGTTACTGTGCATGCCAGATTAGTATATATTGGGTAG
- a CDS encoding class I SAM-dependent methyltransferase translates to MSFREKYAKLGERYDVLEKPLDRFFCPLRKKAASFARGRVLEIGVGVGKMLPYYPKDIELHVVDAVPEMLDIARKRAKKLGLEASFHVMDAERLEFPGKSFDTVVSSFVFCTVPNPEKAMREIHRVLKPGGRAIFLEHTKSDCRLLNWLFLKPLDVLLGLLLDDNTLRETHLLARNYFEIEHEESHYRGIVRLIVGRKKG, encoded by the coding sequence ATGAGCTTCAGGGAGAAGTACGCGAAGCTGGGAGAGCGCTACGATGTCCTGGAAAAGCCCCTAGACAGGTTTTTCTGTCCACTCAGAAAAAAGGCGGCAAGCTTTGCCCGCGGAAGGGTCCTCGAAATCGGCGTTGGCGTTGGAAAGATGCTTCCTTACTATCCCAAGGACATCGAACTCCACGTGGTGGATGCCGTCCCGGAGATGCTTGATATAGCAAGAAAGAGGGCCAAAAAGCTCGGCCTGGAGGCTAGTTTTCACGTCATGGACGCCGAGAGGCTCGAATTTCCAGGTAAAAGCTTCGATACAGTGGTGAGTTCCTTCGTCTTCTGTACGGTTCCAAATCCTGAGAAGGCCATGAGAGAAATCCACCGCGTCCTAAAGCCCGGCGGGAGGGCGATTTTCCTTGAGCACACGAAGAGCGACTGCAGACTCTTGAACTGGCTGTTCCTCAAGCCCCTTGACGTTCTCCTTGGTCTGTTGCTGGACGACAACACGCTGAGGGAAACGCACCTTTTGGCCAGAAATTACTTCGAAATCGAGCACGAGGAGAGCCACTACCGGGGAATAGTCCGTCTCATCGTGGGGAGAAAGAAGGGATAA
- a CDS encoding Na+/H+ antiporter NhaC family protein, producing the protein MSDFGVLSLLPPLVAIILAIWTKRVILALFAGVWIGGVMVSGWNPVTGTTQTLDWIVGNAIDDWNVKILLFDFLIGAGVGLIYKSGGAMAIGRALASKVKTSRGASLMGWLLGVLIFFDDYTNTIIVGNTMRPITDRTRVSREMLAYIDDSTAAPVAGLALVSTWIGYEVGLIGDAFKDLNVSYGAYVAWMHSVPFRFYSILAIILVFIVAFTHRHYGPMLHAEYRARTEGKVLRDGAKPLMTTEVDLGMPKEDGSVHIFIWPILTLIFVTLYGMWYTGGGGEVYATDGLMGVLGNSDSALALLWGSFAMVVVAFFLVLAMKRMTIEEAEDAIVRGMKQMIIANTILLLAWSIKSATDAVGTAPYIVDLAKSAGVTGSWVPLIVFLISMFISFTTGTSWGTFSIMLPIAIPLAYGVTGYVGPEVFAAIGAVFAGGIFGDHCSPISDTTIMSSMFSGSDHIDHVTTQVPYAVTASGVGIILYLLFGFGVHSWAVLLPLGLVLLVGAWYVLSEWYGKKYGIPHGKVPVYVAEE; encoded by the coding sequence GTGTCGGATTTCGGAGTACTGTCTCTGCTGCCACCCCTGGTGGCTATTATCCTAGCGATATGGACGAAGAGGGTTATACTGGCTCTGTTCGCCGGTGTCTGGATTGGAGGCGTAATGGTCTCCGGCTGGAACCCGGTGACGGGAACGACTCAAACCCTCGACTGGATAGTCGGCAACGCCATCGATGACTGGAACGTCAAGATACTGCTCTTCGACTTCCTCATCGGTGCGGGCGTGGGGCTCATATACAAGTCAGGAGGAGCGATGGCGATAGGCCGCGCCCTGGCGAGCAAGGTCAAAACCAGCCGCGGTGCCTCTCTTATGGGTTGGCTCCTCGGTGTGCTAATCTTCTTCGACGACTACACCAACACCATCATCGTAGGTAACACCATGAGGCCCATCACCGACAGGACCCGCGTTTCCCGTGAGATGCTCGCCTACATAGACGACTCAACTGCGGCACCCGTTGCGGGACTGGCGCTCGTCTCGACCTGGATAGGCTACGAGGTCGGTCTCATCGGCGATGCTTTTAAGGATTTAAACGTCAGCTATGGTGCCTACGTCGCTTGGATGCACAGCGTTCCCTTCAGGTTCTACTCGATACTCGCGATAATACTGGTCTTCATCGTGGCCTTCACCCACAGGCACTACGGCCCGATGCTCCACGCTGAGTACCGCGCTAGGACCGAGGGCAAAGTCCTCCGCGACGGGGCAAAGCCGCTCATGACCACAGAGGTTGACCTCGGCATGCCGAAGGAGGACGGCAGCGTCCACATCTTCATCTGGCCGATACTGACGCTCATATTCGTCACCCTCTACGGAATGTGGTACACCGGCGGTGGGGGCGAAGTCTATGCCACCGACGGGCTGATGGGCGTTCTTGGAAACTCAGACTCTGCACTTGCTCTGCTCTGGGGTTCCTTTGCCATGGTCGTGGTTGCCTTCTTCCTCGTCCTGGCCATGAAGCGCATGACCATCGAGGAAGCAGAGGACGCCATCGTCCGCGGTATGAAGCAGATGATCATAGCCAACACCATCCTGCTCCTTGCCTGGAGCATCAAGAGCGCCACCGACGCCGTCGGAACCGCTCCGTACATCGTCGACCTCGCCAAGAGTGCAGGCGTCACCGGTAGCTGGGTGCCGCTGATAGTGTTCCTCATCTCGATGTTCATCTCCTTCACGACCGGAACGAGCTGGGGAACCTTCAGCATCATGCTGCCCATCGCCATACCGCTCGCCTACGGAGTCACTGGCTACGTTGGTCCCGAGGTCTTCGCGGCCATCGGTGCGGTCTTTGCCGGCGGTATCTTCGGCGACCACTGCTCACCGATCAGCGACACAACGATAATGAGTTCGATGTTCTCCGGTTCGGACCACATAGACCACGTTACAACGCAGGTGCCGTACGCGGTGACGGCCTCAGGAGTTGGCATAATACTCTATCTCCTCTTCGGCTTCGGCGTCCACAGCTGGGCGGTACTCCTTCCGCTTGGCCTTGTCCTACTCGTGGGCGCCTGGTACGTGCTCAGCGAGTGGTACGGCAAGAAGTACGGCATACCGCACGGAAAGGTTCCGGTCTACGTGGCCGAGGAGTGA
- a CDS encoding ATP-dependent DNA ligase — translation MKYAELADLYRRLEKTTLKTLKTKFVADFLKRTPDELLEIVPYLILGKVFPDWDERELGVGEKLLIKAVSMATGVPEREIENSVRDTGDLGESVALALKKKKQKSFFSQPLTIKRVYDTFVKMAEAQGQGSQDRKLKYLANLFMDAQPEEGKYLARTVLGTMRTGVAEGILRDAIASAFGVKAELVERAYMLTSDFGYVARVARLEGNEGLSKVRIQVGKPIRPMLAQNAANVKEALVEMGGKAAFEIKYDGARVQVHKDGDRVVIYSRRLENVTKSIPEVVDAIRESVKAEKAIVEGELVAVGEGGKPRPFQYVLRRFRRKYNIEEMIEKIPLELNLFDILYVDGDGLIDTPFSERRKKLEEIISLGERIRLAEQLVTTSAEEAEEFYKNALELGHEGLMAKRLDSVYEPGNRGKKWLKIKPTMEDLDLVIIGAEWGEGRRAHLLGSFLVAAFDPHSGEFVPVGKVGSGFTDEDLAEFTKMLKPLIVREEGKLVEIEPKVVIQVTYQEIQKSPKYESGFALRFPRYVALREDKSPEEADTIERIAQLYEFQERFKAKR, via the coding sequence ATGAAATACGCCGAACTCGCTGACCTTTACAGGCGCCTGGAAAAAACGACCCTCAAGACCTTAAAGACCAAGTTCGTTGCTGACTTTCTCAAGAGAACCCCCGATGAGCTCCTTGAGATAGTACCGTACCTAATTCTCGGAAAGGTCTTCCCCGACTGGGACGAGAGGGAACTCGGCGTCGGTGAGAAGCTTCTCATAAAGGCCGTCTCCATGGCTACCGGCGTTCCCGAGCGGGAGATAGAGAACTCGGTGAGGGACACCGGCGATTTGGGAGAGAGCGTTGCCTTAGCTTTGAAGAAGAAAAAACAGAAGAGCTTCTTCTCCCAGCCGCTGACGATTAAGAGGGTTTACGACACCTTTGTAAAGATGGCTGAAGCCCAGGGTCAGGGGAGCCAGGACAGGAAGCTGAAGTATCTCGCGAATCTCTTCATGGACGCCCAACCCGAGGAGGGCAAGTACCTCGCCAGAACGGTTCTTGGAACGATGAGAACCGGCGTTGCGGAGGGAATCCTTAGGGATGCCATAGCGAGCGCCTTCGGCGTCAAGGCCGAGCTCGTCGAGAGGGCCTACATGCTCACGAGTGACTTCGGCTACGTCGCGAGGGTGGCCAGGCTCGAGGGCAACGAGGGCCTCTCAAAGGTCAGAATCCAGGTGGGCAAACCCATAAGGCCGATGCTTGCCCAGAACGCGGCCAACGTGAAGGAGGCTTTGGTGGAGATGGGCGGAAAGGCCGCTTTTGAAATAAAGTACGACGGCGCGCGCGTCCAGGTTCACAAGGACGGCGATAGGGTCGTTATCTATTCGAGAAGGCTGGAGAACGTGACGAAGTCCATTCCTGAAGTTGTGGACGCCATAAGGGAAAGCGTAAAGGCCGAAAAGGCCATCGTGGAGGGCGAGCTCGTTGCCGTGGGTGAGGGCGGGAAGCCCAGGCCCTTCCAGTACGTTCTTAGGCGCTTCAGGAGAAAGTACAACATCGAGGAGATGATAGAGAAAATCCCTCTGGAGCTGAACCTCTTTGATATACTATACGTTGACGGCGATGGGCTGATAGATACACCCTTCTCCGAGCGCAGGAAGAAGCTGGAGGAGATAATTTCCTTGGGGGAGCGGATAAGGCTGGCGGAGCAGCTGGTAACCACCAGCGCCGAGGAGGCGGAAGAATTCTATAAGAACGCCCTTGAGCTCGGCCACGAGGGTCTGATGGCGAAGCGCCTGGATTCGGTTTACGAGCCCGGGAACAGGGGCAAGAAGTGGCTGAAAATAAAACCCACGATGGAGGACCTTGATTTGGTCATCATAGGTGCCGAATGGGGTGAAGGCAGGCGCGCACACCTCCTCGGCTCCTTCCTAGTTGCGGCCTTCGACCCGCACAGCGGCGAGTTCGTCCCGGTCGGAAAGGTCGGGAGCGGCTTCACCGATGAGGACTTAGCAGAGTTCACCAAGATGCTCAAGCCCCTCATAGTCCGTGAAGAAGGAAAGCTCGTCGAGATAGAGCCAAAGGTCGTTATCCAGGTTACCTACCAGGAGATACAGAAGAGTCCGAAGTACGAGAGCGGCTTTGCCCTCCGCTTCCCGCGCTACGTGGCCTTGAGGGAGGACAAGAGTCCCGAGGAGGCCGACACTATCGAGCGCATAGCCCAGCTCTACGAGTTCCAGGAGAGGTTCAAGGCAAAGCGCTGA
- the pyrE gene encoding orotate phosphoribosyltransferase — protein MKGQLIDMFFSEGAILFGRFVLTSGKESDYYINVKKLSTNPRALRIIARLMAERTKAFGIEFDRIAGPELGAVPIATALSLETGKPLVIVRKKPKGHGTGSQIEGEVKPGERILLVEDVTTTGGSVLKAAKVLEKAGAEIAAISVVVDREEGAGERIGGEYLFMPLVTVSELFARRDSAGVKE, from the coding sequence ATGAAAGGCCAACTCATCGACATGTTCTTCTCCGAGGGAGCCATACTCTTCGGCCGCTTCGTTCTCACCTCCGGAAAAGAGAGTGACTATTACATCAACGTCAAGAAGCTCTCCACCAACCCGAGAGCACTGAGGATAATCGCGAGGCTGATGGCAGAGAGGACTAAAGCGTTTGGCATCGAGTTCGACAGGATTGCTGGCCCGGAGCTTGGAGCGGTGCCGATAGCGACGGCCCTGTCCCTGGAAACCGGAAAGCCCCTAGTCATAGTCCGCAAGAAGCCCAAGGGACACGGCACCGGAAGCCAGATCGAGGGGGAAGTAAAACCGGGCGAGAGGATACTCCTGGTTGAGGACGTTACGACAACCGGCGGGAGCGTTCTGAAAGCCGCTAAGGTTCTGGAGAAGGCTGGGGCGGAGATAGCAGCTATAAGCGTGGTGGTTGACAGGGAGGAAGGGGCCGGTGAGAGAATAGGGGGGGAGTACCTGTTTATGCCCCTGGTCACGGTTTCAGAGCTTTTTGCCCGCAGGGACTCTGCCGGAGTGAAGGAATGA
- the udg gene encoding type-4 uracil-DNA glycosylase encodes MGKEEAMRKLEERIRNCQKCPLGRLRTNAVPGSGSYDAKVMFVGEAPGYWEDQKGLPFVGRAGRILDELLAEIGLSREEVYITNIVKCRPPENRDPTEEEIRACSPYLDRQIDLIRPKVIVPLGRHSMGYILEKFGFEVEPISKIHGKTFEAHTLFGRFVIMPTYHPAVALYRPPLKEELRKDFQRLRELIESQP; translated from the coding sequence ATGGGGAAGGAAGAGGCAATGAGAAAGCTCGAGGAACGCATAAGAAACTGCCAGAAATGCCCCCTCGGAAGGCTCAGAACCAACGCAGTTCCCGGCTCGGGAAGCTACGACGCCAAGGTGATGTTCGTCGGCGAAGCACCGGGCTACTGGGAAGACCAGAAGGGTCTACCTTTCGTAGGTAGGGCAGGAAGGATACTCGACGAACTTCTCGCTGAAATAGGCCTGAGCAGGGAGGAGGTCTACATAACCAACATAGTCAAGTGCCGCCCTCCGGAGAACAGGGACCCCACGGAGGAAGAGATACGTGCCTGCTCGCCCTACCTCGACAGACAGATAGACCTAATCAGGCCGAAGGTCATAGTGCCCCTGGGAAGACACTCCATGGGGTACATCCTTGAGAAGTTCGGCTTTGAAGTAGAGCCCATAAGCAAGATACACGGAAAAACCTTCGAGGCTCACACGCTCTTCGGAAGATTCGTCATAATGCCCACATACCATCCGGCCGTTGCCCTCTACAGACCTCCCCTGAAGGAGGAGTTGAGGAAGGACTTCCAGAGGCTCAGGGAGCTGATAGAGAGTCAACCATGA
- a CDS encoding DUF2103 domain-containing protein: MPKHFKRGVKREHHFLKGLEKPLERIAAIPGVKKVIPGRIYASDSRGFEIKVSRETTTGLKLIAKSDGSVQEVFLVVDKADRERVWREIERVVR; the protein is encoded by the coding sequence ATGCCGAAGCACTTCAAGAGGGGAGTCAAGAGGGAGCACCACTTCCTGAAGGGCCTTGAAAAGCCACTGGAGAGGATAGCAGCCATACCGGGAGTTAAGAAAGTCATTCCAGGCAGGATTTACGCGAGCGATTCGAGGGGCTTCGAGATAAAGGTCTCGCGAGAAACGACCACAGGGCTGAAGCTGATAGCCAAGAGCGACGGGAGCGTCCAAGAGGTATTTCTGGTGGTTGACAAGGCCGACAGGGAGAGGGTTTGGAGGGAGATAGAGAGAGTAGTGAGGTAA
- a CDS encoding helix-turn-helix transcriptional regulator translates to MFGRRKDVVYKTLATKKRAVALQTLSAELETPMPAVLKTVKQLESDGLVEVFYGQKKASIMVKAKTIEDYL, encoded by the coding sequence ATGTTCGGCAGGCGTAAGGATGTTGTTTATAAGACCCTCGCTACCAAGAAAAGGGCCGTGGCGCTTCAGACGTTGAGTGCCGAGCTTGAGACTCCAATGCCAGCGGTTCTAAAAACCGTTAAGCAGCTTGAATCCGACGGCTTAGTTGAGGTCTTCTACGGCCAGAAGAAGGCTTCAATAATGGTCAAGGCCAAGACCATAGAGGATTACCTCTGA
- a CDS encoding pantoate kinase — MLVRTFVPAHITAFFVPVFHDDPLKAGSLGAGINLDKGTNVFASIETGTLERHIHIAFNGEPVRKKRAIISYSVADELVPNDFVGEVEIWQYFDFPNGYGFGNSAGGALGTALALSYTFGGTWLKAAQIAHRHEVLNRGGLGDVIAQLAGGIEVRVKPGGPGIGVVDNLFFEDYRVLVVPLGRLSTREVLDGDVVKAIEREGKLALEKLLGSPSPERMMLLAREFAEKTGLLSGELLELAKELDKVISTPSSMIMLGRGLFALLREDEVENAIGVVSDLNLPYDVAKIHEGKPKVGRWIG; from the coding sequence TTGCTCGTTAGAACCTTCGTTCCAGCCCACATAACGGCATTCTTCGTTCCGGTCTTTCACGATGATCCGCTCAAGGCCGGCTCCCTCGGGGCAGGGATAAACCTCGATAAAGGAACCAACGTCTTCGCGAGCATAGAAACCGGCACGCTTGAGAGGCACATCCACATAGCCTTCAACGGCGAACCGGTTAGGAAGAAGAGGGCAATCATAAGCTACTCCGTCGCGGATGAGCTGGTTCCAAACGATTTCGTGGGTGAGGTTGAAATCTGGCAGTACTTCGACTTCCCGAACGGGTACGGCTTCGGCAACAGCGCGGGAGGAGCTTTGGGAACTGCCTTGGCATTGAGCTACACCTTCGGGGGGACGTGGCTTAAAGCCGCGCAGATAGCGCATAGACACGAGGTACTCAACAGGGGCGGCCTCGGTGATGTGATAGCCCAGCTGGCCGGCGGGATAGAGGTTCGCGTTAAACCCGGCGGTCCGGGAATAGGTGTGGTGGACAATCTCTTCTTTGAGGATTACCGCGTTCTCGTCGTCCCCCTGGGCAGGCTCTCGACCAGAGAGGTGCTCGATGGGGATGTCGTTAAAGCGATAGAGCGTGAAGGAAAGCTCGCCCTCGAAAAGCTCCTCGGGAGTCCAAGTCCGGAAAGGATGATGCTCTTGGCGAGGGAATTCGCGGAGAAAACCGGCCTTCTGAGCGGCGAGCTCCTTGAGCTGGCGAAGGAACTGGACAAAGTTATTTCCACTCCCAGCTCCATGATAATGCTCGGAAGGGGTCTCTTTGCCCTTCTCCGCGAAGATGAGGTGGAGAATGCTATAGGTGTGGTTTCCGACCTCAACCTGCCCTACGACGTGGCCAAAATCCACGAAGGAAAGCCAAAGGTTGGAAGGTGGATTGGCTAA
- the rlmD gene encoding 23S rRNA (uracil(1939)-C(5))-methyltransferase RlmD: MRGVVERLDMEGLGVVGLGKKEIHIPFTTPGDVVEVRRWRRRKRTLIATDFEVVEPSQNRVDPKCPHFGTCGGCLLQHIPYEEQVRFKSDKLSRILGFDVEVLPSSVIYGHRNRIDVVISTNGIGFRRRGTWWDAVDIEWCPVFGESSRRVLRSLREFVEDFRLSLYEIRKNEGFLRYIVIREGKFTGELMVNLVTSPGKLPPEFPEYFNYATSVYWSVNRTQSDVSYGEIERFWGSEFIRERLDDVTYLIHPNSFFQTNSYAAVTLVRKVAELVDGGRVLDLYSGVGTFGIYLAKRGFEVEGIEANPFAVEMANRNVELNGVDATFSVGEDKNVENLSEYETIIVDPPRAGLHPKLIKKILKDKPQSIVYVSCNPKTLRANLDELEGVYSPETAVGIDMFPHTPHVETVVKLKLKV; this comes from the coding sequence ATGCGGGGAGTTGTCGAGAGGCTTGACATGGAAGGTTTGGGCGTCGTGGGACTGGGAAAAAAAGAAATTCACATTCCTTTCACCACACCGGGCGATGTTGTGGAAGTCCGGAGATGGAGGCGGAGAAAGAGAACACTAATAGCCACGGATTTTGAGGTGGTGGAACCCTCTCAAAACAGGGTCGATCCCAAATGCCCCCACTTTGGAACGTGCGGTGGCTGCCTTCTCCAGCATATCCCCTACGAGGAGCAGGTTAGGTTTAAATCCGACAAATTGTCCAGGATTTTGGGCTTCGATGTCGAAGTCCTTCCATCGTCCGTGATTTATGGTCACAGAAACCGCATCGATGTTGTCATTTCGACAAATGGAATTGGGTTCAGAAGGCGCGGTACCTGGTGGGACGCGGTTGACATCGAGTGGTGTCCAGTTTTCGGCGAATCCAGCAGGAGGGTTCTCCGCTCCCTCAGGGAGTTTGTAGAGGACTTTAGGCTGAGTCTGTACGAGATACGGAAGAATGAAGGCTTTTTGCGCTACATCGTCATCCGTGAGGGCAAGTTCACGGGCGAGCTGATGGTTAACCTAGTAACCTCCCCGGGGAAGCTCCCCCCGGAGTTCCCGGAATACTTCAACTACGCGACTTCCGTCTACTGGAGCGTCAATAGAACGCAGAGCGACGTTTCGTATGGTGAGATAGAGCGCTTCTGGGGAAGCGAGTTCATACGGGAGCGGCTCGACGACGTTACCTACCTGATCCATCCAAACAGCTTCTTCCAGACGAACAGCTATGCCGCTGTAACGCTGGTTAGGAAGGTGGCCGAACTGGTCGACGGTGGGAGGGTTCTTGACCTCTACTCCGGCGTTGGGACCTTCGGCATCTACCTGGCCAAGAGGGGCTTCGAGGTGGAGGGAATCGAAGCCAACCCCTTTGCTGTGGAAATGGCCAACAGGAACGTTGAGCTGAACGGTGTTGATGCGACCTTCAGTGTTGGTGAGGACAAGAACGTCGAAAATCTTTCGGAATACGAGACGATAATCGTTGATCCTCCAAGGGCGGGGTTGCATCCCAAACTGATAAAGAAAATCTTAAAAGACAAACCGCAAAGCATCGTTTACGTCTCCTGCAATCCGAAGACCCTCAGAGCTAATCTCGATGAACTGGAGGGAGTTTACTCTCCAGAGACTGCAGTGGGAATCGATATGTTCCCGCACACGCCTCACGTGGAGACGGTTGTCAAACTTAAACTCAAGGTTTAA